A DNA window from Luteolibacter luteus contains the following coding sequences:
- a CDS encoding glycosyltransferase family 4 protein — protein MSRDPIAPRVLIAAMLKWYLHHTAKAFEQRDALAGYWVSNANITGVGNYRRIWPYHLLKKPFYHLPFVQLEEWTRWLFLPAYDAWLSRQAIPSACNVVMGPMGSCIPLFDLADRQERGILKVFDAPNSHPRLHAELWRRECGEFMPGYEVPFPDWVVERISREIEQADLILCPSDFVKESMVAQGVPPAKCHVRHFGVDTSIFKPREAVPESPVFVSVGSVCLRKGHQYLFRAFAKLRETFPHARLICIGGIRPDFDQEWPLWRDLIEHHPFLPQPRIAEILQGATAFVLPSVEEGFARVLSEAMAAGLPLIATHESGATTVVRNQVEGIIIPSRDIRALQDAMLLLAKDQALNRSMGEAALKAGALRNTWQDYGDNLLEGISQAMAAKS, from the coding sequence ATGAGCAGGGACCCCATCGCTCCCCGGGTGCTGATCGCGGCGATGCTGAAATGGTACCTGCATCACACCGCCAAGGCATTTGAGCAGCGTGATGCCCTGGCTGGCTATTGGGTCAGCAATGCAAACATCACCGGCGTCGGAAACTACCGGCGCATCTGGCCTTACCATCTTCTCAAGAAGCCGTTTTACCACCTGCCTTTCGTGCAGCTGGAGGAATGGACCCGCTGGCTCTTCCTGCCTGCTTACGACGCGTGGCTCTCCCGGCAGGCGATTCCTTCCGCCTGCAATGTGGTGATGGGGCCTATGGGCTCATGCATCCCGCTCTTCGATTTGGCCGACCGGCAGGAGAGGGGGATCCTGAAGGTCTTCGACGCTCCTAACAGCCATCCGCGCCTTCATGCGGAGCTCTGGCGGCGGGAGTGCGGCGAGTTCATGCCGGGCTACGAGGTCCCCTTTCCCGATTGGGTCGTGGAGCGGATCTCCCGGGAAATCGAGCAGGCCGATCTCATCCTCTGTCCTAGCGACTTCGTGAAGGAGTCGATGGTTGCGCAGGGGGTCCCGCCTGCGAAATGCCATGTCCGCCACTTCGGCGTGGACACATCCATCTTCAAGCCTCGCGAGGCGGTTCCGGAGAGTCCCGTCTTCGTGTCCGTGGGCAGCGTGTGCTTGCGCAAGGGCCACCAGTATCTTTTCCGCGCCTTTGCGAAGCTGAGGGAAACTTTTCCTCATGCCCGCCTGATTTGCATTGGTGGCATCCGCCCCGACTTCGATCAGGAGTGGCCCCTGTGGCGTGATCTCATCGAGCACCATCCTTTTCTCCCGCAGCCAAGGATCGCGGAAATTCTCCAGGGCGCGACTGCCTTCGTGCTTCCTTCCGTCGAAGAGGGGTTTGCCCGCGTGCTCTCCGAAGCCATGGCCGCGGGCCTTCCCCTCATCGCCACGCATGAAAGCGGCGCGACCACGGTGGTGAGGAATCAGGTGGAAGGTATCATCATTCCCTCCCGTGATATCCGCGCGCTTCAGGACGCCATGCTTCTTCTTGCGAAGGACCAGGCACTGAACCGCAGCATGGGAGAGGCCGCGTTGAAAGCCGGAGCGCTTCGCAATACCTGGCAGGACTACGGGGACAATCTGCTGGAGGGGATCTCACAAGCCATGGCCGCGAAATCATGA
- a CDS encoding glycosyltransferase family 4 protein gives MASQKKIIVHVGGYDPDALDGVSATLAGQCDALHRMGVAVEIWGFDPRVMDVTEGRTGSGIPLFRLPRCKHPLVAAFMMPPVTRRWIASRAGDIHRLHLHSVFIPSNNLIADLGLPYVVTPNGGWGERVLSGRNRLLKRLWVMLREKKLWSRAQAIQAVSEAEEKELSHLPAMGKVTYISNGVKIPPLDQIKGGRSVWLFLGRLAIEHKGLDRLITSYARCRQRAGSLPGLVLVGPDFRDGKAELERLIAEHSLQEHVEIRGPVVGGDKDRLFGEASLFLHTSRWEGMPLSILEAMSRSLPCLLTEGTNMVPLIRKFECGFPAGNSEDEIVEAMLLAKDGDLSALGQRARQCIEDNFSWDSVAKKLTTLYGLEA, from the coding sequence ATGGCTTCGCAGAAGAAGATTATCGTTCACGTCGGCGGATATGACCCCGACGCTTTGGACGGCGTATCCGCAACATTGGCCGGTCAGTGTGACGCCTTGCATCGCATGGGCGTGGCGGTGGAGATCTGGGGTTTCGATCCGCGCGTGATGGATGTTACGGAAGGCAGGACCGGGAGCGGGATACCTCTCTTCCGCCTGCCCCGGTGCAAGCATCCTCTGGTGGCCGCCTTCATGATGCCTCCCGTCACCCGGCGGTGGATCGCCAGCCGTGCCGGAGACATCCACAGGCTGCACCTTCATTCGGTCTTCATTCCGTCTAACAACCTGATCGCAGACTTGGGCCTGCCCTACGTTGTCACCCCGAATGGCGGCTGGGGCGAGAGGGTCTTGTCCGGACGAAATCGTTTGCTGAAACGCCTATGGGTGATGCTGCGGGAGAAAAAACTGTGGTCCCGGGCCCAGGCCATCCAAGCCGTCAGCGAAGCCGAGGAGAAAGAACTCTCGCACCTGCCCGCCATGGGAAAGGTCACCTACATCTCGAATGGGGTGAAAATCCCTCCGCTTGATCAGATTAAAGGGGGGCGCTCGGTGTGGCTTTTTCTCGGACGCCTCGCGATCGAGCACAAGGGCTTGGACCGGCTGATCACTTCCTATGCCCGCTGCCGGCAGCGGGCTGGCTCGCTCCCCGGGTTGGTGCTGGTCGGCCCGGACTTCCGCGATGGCAAGGCGGAACTCGAAAGACTGATTGCGGAGCATTCCTTGCAGGAGCACGTGGAAATCCGCGGGCCGGTCGTCGGCGGGGACAAGGACCGCCTCTTTGGGGAGGCATCGCTGTTCCTCCACACCTCGCGTTGGGAGGGGATGCCGCTGAGCATCCTTGAGGCAATGTCCCGCAGCCTTCCTTGTCTCCTTACCGAAGGAACCAACATGGTCCCGCTGATCCGGAAATTCGAATGCGGATTCCCGGCTGGGAATTCGGAGGATGAAATTGTCGAAGCCATGCTCTTGGCCAAGGATGGAGATCTCAGCGCGCTGGGCCAGCGGGCCCGCCAGTGCATCGAAGACAATTTTTCCTGGGACAGCGTGGCGAAAAAACTGACCACCTTGTACGGGTTGGAAGCATAG
- a CDS encoding glycosyltransferase family 4 protein: MRVLLSAYYCSPYKGGESAVGWNTAIELAKHHDVTVICGDLSPASPTAKDIERYSREVGLPPRLRFKHVQAGALSRAIHDLHALPGLWFLYYKSYQLWQQQVLGVARDLHAELPFDVVHHVTVIGFREPGYLWKLGIPFFWGPVSGSPMVPASFIGDFGRKEQLRWRIRNFFNRRQMTGGGRPAQAARAASKIWAVCREDREMFQRWGVKADPMLEVGAQSDLPKAGIKELRDGEILRICWSGLFQGIKALPVLLTALQGVKGRVELEVLGDGVEGERWKNLASSLGVEACVKWRGMLPRSEALEVMAGCHVLVHTSIKEATASVLLEALERGLPVICHDACGMGTAVTEGCGIKIPLVDFQTSVSGVEQALVRLLEDPVLLAALSKGAIQRAEELTWRSKGLEISMAYEHACTAKLNR, from the coding sequence ATGAGAGTCTTGCTGTCAGCCTACTATTGTTCCCCCTACAAAGGAGGGGAATCCGCTGTCGGCTGGAACACGGCGATCGAGCTCGCGAAGCATCACGACGTCACGGTGATCTGCGGGGACCTCTCCCCGGCCTCTCCCACGGCCAAGGACATCGAGCGGTATTCCCGGGAGGTGGGGCTTCCTCCCCGCCTGCGGTTCAAGCACGTCCAAGCCGGGGCGCTGTCCCGCGCCATCCACGATCTCCATGCCCTGCCCGGACTTTGGTTTCTCTACTACAAATCTTACCAGCTATGGCAGCAGCAGGTCCTTGGAGTTGCCCGGGACCTTCACGCGGAGCTCCCCTTTGACGTCGTCCACCACGTGACCGTCATCGGTTTCCGGGAGCCGGGATATCTTTGGAAGCTTGGCATTCCTTTCTTCTGGGGGCCTGTCTCAGGCTCACCCATGGTCCCCGCTTCTTTCATCGGGGACTTCGGTCGGAAGGAACAGCTCCGCTGGCGGATCCGGAATTTCTTCAATCGCCGCCAGATGACGGGCGGCGGCAGGCCAGCGCAAGCAGCCCGCGCGGCGAGCAAGATCTGGGCGGTCTGCCGGGAGGATCGTGAGATGTTCCAGCGATGGGGTGTCAAAGCGGATCCCATGCTCGAGGTGGGCGCTCAAAGTGACCTTCCAAAGGCGGGCATCAAGGAGCTTCGTGACGGGGAAATCCTCCGGATCTGCTGGAGCGGTCTTTTCCAAGGGATCAAGGCGCTCCCCGTCCTCCTGACCGCCTTGCAAGGCGTGAAGGGCAGGGTCGAACTCGAAGTATTGGGCGACGGGGTTGAAGGAGAACGTTGGAAAAATCTCGCCAGCTCGCTGGGGGTGGAAGCCTGTGTGAAATGGCGCGGGATGCTGCCGAGGAGCGAAGCTTTGGAAGTGATGGCCGGTTGTCATGTCCTTGTTCACACCTCGATCAAGGAAGCTACTGCCAGCGTTTTGCTCGAAGCCTTGGAGCGCGGGCTGCCGGTCATCTGCCATGATGCGTGTGGCATGGGAACGGCCGTAACGGAAGGCTGCGGGATCAAGATTCCCCTCGTCGATTTTCAGACCAGCGTCTCGGGTGTCGAACAAGCTTTGGTTCGTCTTCTGGAGGATCCGGTTCTTCTCGCTGCCCTTTCAAAGGGAGCGATTCAAAGGGCGGAAGAACTCACGTGGAGATCCAAGGGCCTTGAAATTTCCATGGCCTATGAACACGCCTGCACCGCAAAGTTGAATCGATAA
- a CDS encoding glycosyltransferase family 2 protein, with protein MDFTIITANLNHGRFLAECLESVAVQTGVSVEHLVLDGGSTDDSAAITSRFPHATWSQEPDKGMSDAINKGFNRARGEWVIWLNADDRLKPGALAAIKQAARQTTADIIYGDYDFIDEAGAFLRSVKVPGWSPFVNVHHHCYIGSTACFFRRETVLQAGHRLREDFHCVMDGEFYARLHVKGMNFQHLPVQVADFRLHGDNISQRYLGKTRDMDIILKAERQHVESRAIRRAYGLTLFDDPYLNGLTDGILWIVARAWKGVLRVGLR; from the coding sequence ATGGATTTCACCATCATCACCGCGAATCTGAACCACGGTCGCTTCCTGGCGGAGTGTTTGGAGAGCGTGGCCGTGCAGACGGGCGTATCGGTGGAGCATCTGGTGCTCGATGGCGGCTCTACTGATGACAGCGCGGCCATCACCTCGCGCTTTCCTCATGCCACTTGGTCCCAGGAGCCGGACAAAGGCATGTCCGATGCCATCAACAAGGGCTTCAATCGTGCACGTGGAGAATGGGTGATCTGGCTGAATGCCGACGATCGCCTGAAGCCAGGCGCCCTTGCCGCGATCAAGCAGGCCGCGCGGCAGACCACGGCGGATATCATCTATGGTGATTACGATTTCATCGATGAAGCCGGTGCTTTCCTCCGCTCGGTCAAGGTTCCGGGTTGGTCTCCTTTCGTAAACGTCCATCATCACTGTTACATCGGGTCGACCGCCTGCTTCTTCCGGCGGGAGACCGTGCTTCAAGCGGGGCACCGTCTGCGGGAGGACTTCCACTGCGTCATGGATGGCGAGTTCTATGCCCGCTTGCACGTCAAGGGGATGAACTTCCAACACCTCCCCGTGCAGGTCGCCGACTTCCGCCTTCACGGAGACAACATCTCCCAGCGCTATCTCGGCAAGACCCGTGACATGGACATCATCCTCAAGGCGGAACGCCAGCACGTCGAATCCCGCGCCATCCGTCGCGCCTATGGCCTGACCCTCTTCGACGATCCCTACCTGAATGGCCTAACAGACGGCATATTGTGGATCGTGGCCCGCGCTTGGAAAGGGGTGCTGCGGGTGGGCTTGAGGTGA
- a CDS encoding glycosyltransferase family 61 protein — protein sequence MGRRWPQRTVEKLAFPALRRWRGWRGEGPEQGGVPFGIFQEKHEIQKGRVNGRIIADGQTLPAVPELSEIIASGLRQADYRWWPVLWTRRASARLLGPSLVHADDLGHACYEAMYGPQASGDPVWRINGGHDETELPGNWTSLVSRWTRGNNYYHWITDGLTRLLHLPSFPEDTGILVPPGLPAFASESLKLLGLGDRIREAPEEHLFIEKYHFAGPVALTGCVNPMGVAWLRKSFGIPPKLGAGHRKIFISRKDTTRDITNARELEQALATEGWEIIEPGTLSFREQVAIFRQARIIAGIHGAGMTNLLWAPQGTRVVELMPRTFRNGCYAGISLVLGHDHRVLVCPAGRRGNQMTVPAHAIREVLEAGE from the coding sequence ATGGGGCGGCGTTGGCCGCAGCGCACGGTCGAGAAGCTCGCCTTCCCGGCGCTTCGTCGTTGGCGCGGTTGGCGGGGCGAAGGTCCCGAGCAGGGTGGTGTGCCCTTTGGCATCTTCCAGGAAAAGCACGAGATCCAGAAAGGCCGTGTGAATGGCAGGATCATCGCGGATGGCCAGACCTTGCCAGCGGTGCCGGAGCTTTCGGAAATCATCGCCTCCGGTCTTCGGCAGGCGGACTACCGCTGGTGGCCGGTACTGTGGACTCGCCGCGCTTCGGCCCGCTTGCTGGGCCCGTCTCTGGTGCACGCGGATGACCTGGGCCATGCCTGCTACGAGGCAATGTACGGCCCCCAGGCGAGTGGTGATCCGGTCTGGCGCATCAACGGCGGCCATGACGAAACCGAGTTGCCCGGGAACTGGACCTCGCTTGTTTCCCGATGGACCCGCGGCAACAACTACTACCATTGGATCACCGATGGTCTCACCCGCCTGCTACACCTTCCTTCCTTTCCGGAAGATACCGGGATCCTCGTTCCACCCGGGCTTCCTGCGTTCGCCTCGGAGAGCTTGAAGCTGTTGGGTTTGGGCGATCGCATCCGTGAGGCTCCGGAAGAACACCTCTTCATCGAGAAGTATCATTTTGCCGGGCCTGTCGCGCTGACGGGCTGCGTGAATCCCATGGGCGTGGCCTGGCTGAGGAAAAGCTTCGGCATTCCACCGAAGTTGGGTGCAGGTCATCGCAAGATCTTCATCTCACGGAAGGACACCACCCGCGACATCACGAATGCCCGCGAGTTGGAACAGGCCCTTGCCACCGAGGGTTGGGAAATCATCGAACCCGGCACCCTCTCTTTCCGTGAGCAAGTAGCCATCTTCCGCCAGGCCCGGATCATCGCGGGAATCCACGGAGCGGGAATGACCAATCTCCTCTGGGCGCCGCAGGGCACGCGGGTTGTGGAGCTCATGCCACGCACCTTCCGCAATGGCTGCTACGCCGGGATCTCCCTCGTTCTGGGTCACGATCACCGCGTTCTGGTCTGCCCCGCAGGACGGCGCGGCAATCAGATGACCGTGCCTGCCCACGCCATTCGTGAGGTCTTGGAAGCCGGGGAATAG
- a CDS encoding glycosyltransferase, with protein sequence MTSPRIAAVFACYNRRSTALECVRRLQVQTRPPDLVVVGDNASTDGTPDALRELAWGPLTVVDTGDNLGNAGGVRVAMDHAFALGADAVWILDDDSWPREAALEALLAGGFDPQRVRHSLQIDPAGGRYSWPLPIREASGKWHTIRHPGEWPGGERAESRASWTGAMIPRAAWEKAGPVLGELFIRGEDEEYPRRLAAAGFRFEAVRDSILDHPSAKNLRRWVIGGKEFWFETGLEDWKFYYEVRNTMWLMEREGSMFKAWAIALLHGWATLLHDGWSPSRFATWRAAVSDAKAGRLGRRDALKQL encoded by the coding sequence TTGACTTCGCCCCGCATTGCCGCCGTCTTCGCCTGCTACAACCGGCGCTCGACCGCCTTGGAGTGCGTGCGCCGTTTACAAGTTCAGACCCGCCCGCCGGATCTTGTCGTCGTCGGGGATAATGCTTCCACCGACGGCACTCCCGATGCCCTGCGCGAGCTCGCTTGGGGACCTCTCACCGTGGTCGATACGGGTGACAATCTCGGCAATGCCGGAGGCGTGCGCGTGGCCATGGACCATGCCTTTGCCCTCGGCGCGGATGCCGTCTGGATCCTCGATGACGATTCGTGGCCGCGCGAGGCAGCCCTTGAGGCCCTGCTGGCGGGTGGCTTCGATCCCCAACGGGTGCGCCACAGTCTCCAAATCGATCCCGCCGGAGGCCGCTATTCCTGGCCACTTCCCATCCGGGAGGCTTCGGGAAAATGGCACACTATCCGACATCCCGGCGAGTGGCCGGGCGGCGAGCGCGCGGAAAGCCGGGCCTCTTGGACCGGAGCCATGATTCCCCGCGCCGCCTGGGAAAAGGCCGGCCCCGTTCTTGGTGAACTCTTCATCCGCGGGGAAGACGAGGAATATCCCCGCCGTCTGGCAGCCGCCGGCTTCCGCTTCGAGGCGGTGCGCGACTCCATACTCGATCACCCATCTGCCAAAAACCTTCGCCGCTGGGTCATTGGCGGGAAGGAATTCTGGTTCGAGACCGGCCTGGAGGACTGGAAATTTTACTACGAAGTCCGGAACACCATGTGGCTGATGGAGCGGGAAGGCTCGATGTTTAAAGCGTGGGCGATCGCTCTCCTCCATGGCTGGGCTACCTTGCTTCACGACGGTTGGTCGCCTTCACGCTTTGCGACTTGGCGTGCGGCGGTGAGTGATGCCAAGGCTGGTCGGCTCGGTCGGAGGGACGCCTTGAAACAGCTCTAG
- a CDS encoding acyltransferase, translated as MKDFYDRILRSLKRLRDWYLVRVVWRKHAIGRGFHAGRRVVMWAPNRIVIGENCYIGRYSQIECDAEIGHNVIMANMVAFVGRYDHHFQHVGTPTRLAQQIRDPDYDWKGTDLKVVVGDDVWIGYGAIILSGIVLGEGCVVASGAVVTKDVEPYVVVGGNPAKPICDRFEDPYELELHRMAIAARRKAATARDAKS; from the coding sequence ATGAAAGATTTCTATGATCGTATTCTTCGGTCCCTGAAGCGTCTCCGGGATTGGTACCTCGTTCGCGTGGTCTGGAGAAAGCATGCGATCGGACGCGGCTTTCATGCGGGCCGTCGTGTGGTGATGTGGGCGCCGAACCGCATTGTCATCGGTGAGAATTGCTACATCGGCCGCTACAGCCAGATCGAGTGTGATGCCGAGATCGGGCACAATGTGATCATGGCGAACATGGTCGCCTTCGTGGGACGCTATGATCACCACTTCCAGCACGTGGGAACTCCCACGCGCCTCGCCCAGCAAATCCGTGATCCGGACTACGATTGGAAGGGAACCGACTTGAAAGTAGTGGTCGGGGACGATGTGTGGATCGGCTACGGGGCAATCATCCTCAGCGGCATTGTCCTTGGGGAAGGCTGCGTTGTCGCCTCTGGCGCCGTCGTGACCAAGGATGTTGAACCTTACGTCGTCGTCGGTGGAAATCCCGCGAAGCCCATATGTGATCGATTCGAGGATCCCTACGAGCTTGAGCTCCATCGGATGGCCATTGCGGCTCGCCGGAAGGCGGCGACAGCACGGGATGCCAAGTCCTGA
- a CDS encoding glycosyltransferase produces the protein MNPPSFKVLQVFNQYLEAGGEEVWVNQLPAFAEEALEVRDLRFHSGTWKGSGAPSRFSQAIKVWNNPESRERLRKVVAETSPQVLLFHNLLPVGSLGLYDEATQLGLPVVQYIHNFRPFSPSGTMWVRGRVHDGALHGNPWPEVFGRAWERSFMRTFLVATYQSKLVGSGTLDVVKRWLAVSNFMRDKFISAGIPPERVVTLRHCWRPRAEHNASPMAGHYLFLGRLVPEKGLYTMLEAWRILEKRLGNACPRLVIAGTGPDEAKVHALTTRMKKVVCVGFVSGKQKDSLIYGCRALIAPSIWWEPLGLIVYEAFDFMRPVLAAASGGLTETVTEGVTGFLHPPGDAARLADDVERMEELGMEGRTAMGRAGREWLLQNASQSQWLAEFSRILRDAAEQ, from the coding sequence ATGAACCCCCCGTCCTTCAAAGTTCTCCAGGTATTCAACCAATACCTGGAAGCCGGTGGCGAGGAGGTGTGGGTGAACCAGCTTCCGGCCTTCGCAGAGGAGGCGCTGGAAGTCAGGGATCTGAGGTTCCACAGCGGAACGTGGAAAGGCAGTGGCGCTCCCTCGCGCTTCAGCCAGGCCATCAAGGTCTGGAACAATCCCGAATCCCGGGAACGCTTGCGGAAAGTTGTGGCAGAGACCAGCCCCCAGGTCCTCCTATTCCACAATCTGCTGCCCGTCGGCTCGCTCGGCCTCTACGATGAGGCGACCCAGCTTGGCCTGCCCGTAGTCCAATACATCCATAATTTCCGCCCCTTCAGCCCCTCGGGAACCATGTGGGTCCGGGGGAGGGTTCACGATGGCGCCTTGCATGGGAATCCTTGGCCGGAGGTGTTCGGTCGCGCGTGGGAGCGCTCCTTCATGCGCACCTTTCTGGTAGCTACCTACCAGTCGAAGCTCGTTGGCTCGGGAACCCTCGACGTCGTGAAGCGCTGGCTCGCGGTCTCGAACTTCATGCGCGATAAATTCATCTCCGCAGGAATTCCTCCGGAGCGGGTGGTCACGCTGCGCCATTGTTGGAGACCGCGCGCTGAACACAACGCCTCGCCAATGGCCGGGCATTATCTGTTCTTGGGCCGGCTCGTGCCGGAAAAGGGTCTCTACACCATGCTGGAGGCGTGGCGGATCTTGGAAAAGAGGCTGGGGAACGCCTGCCCGCGTCTTGTCATCGCCGGTACGGGGCCCGACGAAGCGAAGGTTCACGCATTGACGACCCGCATGAAGAAGGTGGTCTGTGTGGGGTTCGTCTCGGGCAAGCAGAAGGATAGCCTCATCTATGGCTGCCGTGCCCTGATCGCGCCTTCGATCTGGTGGGAACCTCTCGGACTCATCGTGTATGAGGCCTTCGATTTCATGCGCCCCGTTCTCGCAGCAGCCTCTGGCGGACTCACGGAGACAGTGACGGAGGGTGTCACCGGATTCCTCCACCCTCCGGGTGACGCAGCCCGGCTCGCGGATGATGTCGAGCGCATGGAGGAGCTTGGCATGGAAGGCCGCACCGCCATGGGCAGGGCTGGCCGCGAGTGGCTTCTTCAAAACGCATCCCAATCACAGTGGCTCGCGGAATTCTCCCGGATTCTTCGGGATGCGGCTGAACAATAA
- a CDS encoding alpha-1,2-fucosyltransferase, whose protein sequence is MIRALMLGRTGNNLFQYAMGRVLSERHGVPLVLDASWFNREGWGLVSCLRRLPLKAEIIRPFTLASRVLRKLSGRHYWEFRGVPVIRETVIDQSFDPRYLEAPASCMLFGYFQSPLYFRGIEPLLRDELRMDNLPWGAETLRARDRIRADRTVAVHVRRTDYVGNAPFDVCDLEYYRTAMGRLRDRLEGARFFLFSDDPAWCSLHLAADDVEVCASPAGVQDPLHDLHLMSLAAHHIIANSSYSWWAAWLGKKPGQQVLMPSVWYRTGMKAPAEEKRCEGWEFVDVG, encoded by the coding sequence ATGATCCGTGCCCTCATGCTTGGCCGCACCGGCAACAACCTGTTCCAGTATGCCATGGGGCGGGTGCTTTCCGAACGCCACGGAGTGCCCCTCGTGCTGGACGCGAGTTGGTTCAATCGCGAAGGCTGGGGGCTCGTTTCCTGCCTTCGCCGCCTGCCGCTAAAGGCGGAAATTATCCGCCCTTTTACCTTGGCTTCGCGCGTCTTGCGCAAGCTTTCGGGCAGGCACTACTGGGAATTCCGCGGCGTTCCCGTGATTCGGGAGACAGTGATCGATCAAAGCTTCGATCCCCGCTACTTGGAGGCACCTGCCTCCTGCATGCTCTTCGGTTACTTCCAGTCGCCGCTTTATTTCCGGGGCATCGAGCCTCTGCTGCGGGACGAACTCCGCATGGACAACTTGCCTTGGGGCGCGGAGACCTTGCGGGCCCGCGACCGCATCCGTGCGGATCGCACGGTGGCGGTCCATGTCCGCCGTACCGACTATGTCGGCAATGCTCCTTTTGATGTCTGCGATCTGGAATACTATCGCACCGCGATGGGACGTCTGCGCGACCGCCTGGAGGGAGCCCGCTTCTTCTTGTTTTCCGATGATCCGGCGTGGTGCTCGCTGCATCTCGCGGCGGATGACGTCGAGGTGTGTGCTTCGCCCGCGGGCGTGCAGGACCCCCTGCATGACCTGCATTTGATGAGCCTTGCCGCCCATCACATTATCGCGAACAGCAGCTATTCATGGTGGGCCGCATGGCTTGGAAAGAAGCCGGGCCAGCAGGTCCTCATGCCTTCGGTGTGGTATCGCACTGGAATGAAGGCGCCCGCGGAGGAAAAACGATGCGAAGGATGGGAGTTCGTCGATGTGGGCTAG
- a CDS encoding class I SAM-dependent methyltransferase has protein sequence MKRVILRFGEWLTSVGERTGIRVLVYNPIIWSHYLISARRCGAVFSKAVHEQFPGIRTSQDVGAGTGGYVFRLKQSGVDATGVEYSPMGRWLASLQGVELKEFDCAAPNALSNTGSFDLVYSIEVAEHIPEQLSNNFVECMIGRSDLVIFSAAVPGQGGHGHINEQDQSYWREKFEARGYAYRQEESQRFSSRLQELGFRGWLPYNVQVFRRDPERA, from the coding sequence ATGAAGCGGGTGATTCTTAGATTCGGAGAATGGCTGACCAGCGTCGGGGAACGAACTGGCATCCGGGTGTTGGTGTACAATCCCATCATCTGGAGCCACTACCTGATTTCCGCCCGCCGTTGCGGCGCGGTCTTTTCAAAGGCGGTGCACGAGCAATTCCCGGGAATCCGCACTTCCCAGGATGTGGGCGCGGGTACGGGCGGATATGTTTTCAGGCTCAAGCAAAGCGGGGTCGATGCCACGGGGGTGGAATACTCGCCGATGGGACGCTGGCTCGCCTCGCTTCAAGGGGTCGAATTGAAGGAATTCGACTGCGCGGCCCCAAATGCCCTATCGAACACGGGCAGCTTTGATCTCGTTTATTCGATCGAGGTGGCGGAACACATTCCCGAGCAGCTTTCGAACAATTTCGTCGAGTGCATGATCGGCCGCTCCGATCTGGTTATCTTCTCCGCTGCCGTTCCCGGCCAAGGAGGTCACGGCCACATCAATGAGCAGGACCAAAGCTACTGGCGGGAGAAGTTCGAGGCGCGCGGCTATGCATACCGGCAGGAGGAGAGCCAGCGCTTCTCCTCCAGGCTGCAAGAGCTGGGATTCAGGGGATGGCTTCCCTACAACGTGCAAGTGTTCCGGCGTGATCCTGAGCGGGCCTAG